One genomic window of Candidatus Nitrosopumilus sediminis includes the following:
- a CDS encoding class I SAM-dependent methyltransferase, giving the protein MIKKSPKDLVPMFFNDTSNSYDKIVNYTTFGKDSFWKHKILEQLSAEKTVLDLACGTGILTKQIAEKLPHAEIMGVDVTKNYLEKAKEKLISFQKVSFVNQDAEKLDLGKKFDCITASYLPKYCISDVLVKNCINHLNDGGKMVLHDFTYPKNKLVQKLWDFYFKVLYLIGFFIPNWKQVFLDLPNLIKTTNWVEDYKETMKNYGLKIHTQDLTWGSSTIIVGTKIV; this is encoded by the coding sequence ATGATCAAAAAAAGTCCAAAAGATCTCGTTCCAATGTTTTTCAATGATACTTCTAATTCATATGATAAAATAGTAAATTATACTACTTTTGGAAAAGATAGTTTTTGGAAACATAAAATCCTAGAACAGTTATCTGCTGAAAAAACTGTATTGGATCTTGCTTGTGGTACTGGTATTCTTACAAAACAAATTGCAGAAAAACTCCCTCATGCAGAAATAATGGGTGTAGATGTTACCAAAAACTATCTTGAAAAAGCAAAAGAAAAGTTAATTTCATTTCAAAAAGTATCTTTTGTGAATCAAGATGCTGAAAAACTTGATCTAGGAAAAAAATTTGACTGTATTACTGCATCATACTTGCCAAAATATTGTATATCTGATGTTCTGGTCAAAAATTGTATAAATCATCTTAATGATGGTGGAAAAATGGTTTTACATGATTTTACATATCCAAAAAATAAATTAGTTCAAAAACTATGGGATTTTTATTTCAAAGTTCTTTATTTAATAGGATTCTTTATCCCTAATTGGAAACAAGTTTTCCTTGATCTACCTAATCTAATAAAAACCACAAATTGGGTAGAAGATTATAAAGAGACTATGAAAAATTATGGTCTAAAAATACATACACAAGATTTGACATGGGGATCTTCAACTATTATTGTTGGAACTAAGATTGTCTAA
- a CDS encoding thrombospondin type 3 repeat-containing protein: MTKRLAITAITMFAIMMGISAIAPAMADKATAPGHNKIDICHFDDEEMQYVLISIPEKAVQAHEKNHDMDIIPAPEDGCPVIEPEPVDTDGDGLTDDEEIVLGTDPLVADTDEGGVSDGQEVLDGTDPLDGSDDLVIITP; encoded by the coding sequence ATGACAAAAAGATTAGCAATAACTGCAATCACAATGTTTGCAATTATGATGGGAATTTCCGCAATCGCTCCTGCAATGGCAGACAAAGCCACAGCACCAGGACACAACAAAATTGACATTTGTCATTTTGATGATGAGGAAATGCAATATGTTCTAATCAGTATTCCAGAAAAAGCAGTACAAGCTCATGAGAAAAACCATGACATGGATATCATTCCAGCACCTGAAGATGGTTGTCCAGTCATTGAACCAGAGCCAGTAGATACTGATGGAGATGGATTAACTGATGACGAAGAAATTGTTTTAGGAACTGATCCATTAGTTGCAGATACTGATGAAGGTGGTGTATCTGATGGTCAAGAAGTTCTTGATGGAACTGATCCATTAGATGGTTCAGATGATTTGGTGATTATTACACCATAA